A section of the Virgibacillus sp. NKC19-3 genome encodes:
- a CDS encoding UDP-N-acetylmuramoyl-L-alanyl-D-glutamate--2,6-diaminopimelate ligase: protein MITTELLSSLRLKKIYGTLPNDITSIQHDSRKVENNALFVCIRGYTADGHDFHSDAIKNGAKLILAEEKLHIDYDKAALVVVHDTCKAMALLANKFFDYPSLQMFLFGVTGTNGKTTVTNLIKALLQKDNQKTALSSSIGLELEGEIIPSNNTTSDCLTNQQLIRKSVNQNTSNMVMEVSSHGLSQGRLWGVDFDIVTFTNLSQDHLDYHKTMDQYGYVKGLLFSQLGNDLTKEKYVVLNVDDPWSDIYSSLTPVEVITYSIVNQSHFQAKAIQYYQDKTQFTLHSPEGTFDVELKLLGEFNVYNALAAIASLFAKGMSVAYLTTIIKDLHPIHGRMEKLDLHAPITMYLDYAHTPDAIEKSIASVLPFKQNRLIFVVGTGGDRDRSKRPLMAEKASIADYVILTVNDPRFEEPHAILLDMEKGMLHDNYILLSDRKEAITHAITMSEPGDILVFAGKGQEQTQIIKNKKHPHSDVKIAEAELLLKYN, encoded by the coding sequence ATGATTACTACTGAATTACTATCCAGTTTACGATTGAAAAAAATATATGGAACACTGCCAAATGACATAACATCCATCCAGCATGATTCCAGAAAAGTTGAAAATAACGCATTATTTGTATGTATACGCGGATATACCGCGGACGGCCATGATTTTCATTCAGATGCGATTAAAAACGGCGCAAAGTTGATTTTAGCTGAAGAGAAATTGCATATTGATTATGATAAAGCGGCTTTAGTAGTTGTACATGATACATGTAAAGCAATGGCACTTCTTGCGAATAAATTCTTCGACTACCCTTCCCTGCAAATGTTCCTTTTTGGTGTTACCGGTACAAATGGAAAAACGACTGTAACCAATTTAATAAAAGCACTGTTACAAAAAGATAATCAAAAGACGGCCCTTTCCAGTTCCATCGGATTAGAACTCGAGGGGGAAATAATACCCAGCAACAATACCACCTCTGATTGTTTAACAAATCAACAGTTGATTCGTAAATCGGTGAACCAAAACACAAGTAATATGGTTATGGAAGTTTCTTCCCATGGACTATCTCAAGGACGTCTATGGGGTGTGGATTTTGATATTGTCACATTCACAAATCTTTCGCAAGATCATCTGGATTATCATAAGACCATGGATCAATATGGTTATGTCAAAGGATTACTGTTTTCCCAGTTGGGAAATGATTTAACAAAAGAAAAATATGTGGTACTCAATGTGGATGATCCATGGTCAGATATATATAGTTCCCTTACACCTGTCGAAGTCATAACCTACAGTATTGTCAATCAATCGCATTTCCAAGCAAAAGCTATCCAATATTATCAGGACAAAACACAATTTACATTACATTCACCTGAAGGAACGTTTGATGTAGAGCTAAAGTTACTCGGGGAATTCAATGTATATAATGCATTGGCAGCAATAGCTTCCTTATTTGCTAAAGGAATGTCTGTGGCTTATTTAACAACCATAATAAAAGATTTACATCCAATCCATGGAAGAATGGAAAAATTGGATCTCCATGCCCCGATTACGATGTATTTGGATTATGCACATACACCAGATGCTATTGAAAAATCTATTGCATCTGTTTTACCTTTTAAACAAAACAGACTTATTTTCGTTGTGGGAACGGGTGGAGACAGAGATAGATCTAAACGTCCGCTCATGGCTGAAAAAGCATCCATTGCTGACTATGTTATATTAACCGTCAATGACCCAAGATTTGAGGAACCACATGCCATTTTATTGGATATGGAAAAAGGAATGCTACACGATAATTATATATTACTATCCGATCGCAAAGAAGCTATTACTCACGCCATTACAATGAGTGAGCCCGGAGACATACTTGTTTTTGCCGGTAAAGGCCAAGAACAAACACAAATCATTAAAAACAAAAAGCATCCTCATAGTGATGTGAAAATTGCTGAAGCAGAGTTGCTTTTAAAATATAACTAA
- the mnhG gene encoding monovalent cation/H(+) antiporter subunit G has product MTEITEIIINILTILLLLTGTFLILSAAVGMVRFPDLYTRLHAATKAPTLGIACVLTGAFLFLYVNESIVSGKLLLAIVFILLTSPVAAHMLGRAAHSQGIKPILKHRNDAYQEAIDNKRKMK; this is encoded by the coding sequence TTGACAGAGATAACTGAGATAATTATAAACATATTAACCATACTACTCCTATTGACAGGAACATTTTTAATCTTGTCAGCAGCTGTCGGAATGGTCCGTTTCCCTGATCTGTATACAAGATTACATGCTGCTACAAAAGCACCTACATTAGGTATTGCATGTGTTTTAACGGGGGCATTTTTATTTCTGTATGTAAACGAATCAATTGTAAGTGGGAAATTATTATTAGCCATCGTGTTTATATTATTAACTTCCCCAGTAGCTGCACACATGCTAGGCAGAGCAGCACATTCTCAGGGTATTAAACCGATCCTTAAACATAGAAATGATGCATATCAGGAAGCAATTGATAATAAGCGTAAAATGAAATAA
- a CDS encoding Na(+)/H(+) antiporter subunit F1 — MTDFLVLTEKILEITVLICLAGISIALILLLYRIIAGPTQADRAIALDAMGIDLMGIAGLMSILLITDKLNDVVLLIGILAFLGTLAIAKYLEKGVIIDRDN, encoded by the coding sequence ATGACGGATTTTCTAGTGTTAACAGAGAAAATTCTTGAAATCACTGTACTTATTTGCCTAGCAGGGATATCTATAGCACTTATTTTGCTCTTGTACCGGATTATAGCAGGTCCTACACAGGCGGATCGAGCCATTGCACTGGATGCTATGGGTATTGATTTAATGGGAATAGCTGGATTGATGTCTATATTACTGATTACCGACAAATTAAATGATGTTGTATTGTTAATTGGTATACTTGCTTTCTTAGGTACACTCGCTATTGCAAAATATCTGGAAAAGGGTGTTATAATTGACAGAGATAACTGA
- a CDS encoding Na+/H+ antiporter subunit E, with the protein MAFQIVINLIIAVMWMFLSESYTGVSFITGYLLGILLLFLLRRFIPGNFYMHRFFKIIKLVLIFTKELVLSNVEMVKYIYTPEPDVEPGIFELPLDLTSNWEINLLANFISLTPGTLTIAVSEDNSKLYIHAMNIENIDEEIRSIKNTFEKAIMEVTR; encoded by the coding sequence ATGGCCTTTCAGATAGTTATTAATTTAATCATTGCAGTTATGTGGATGTTTTTAAGTGAATCTTATACAGGTGTCAGTTTTATCACTGGATATTTATTAGGGATACTTTTACTGTTTTTATTAAGGCGGTTTATTCCGGGAAACTTCTATATGCATCGATTTTTCAAGATAATAAAACTAGTTTTGATATTTACCAAGGAATTAGTCTTGTCAAATGTTGAAATGGTTAAGTATATTTACACGCCTGAACCTGACGTGGAACCGGGAATTTTTGAGTTACCGCTTGATCTAACGAGTAACTGGGAAATTAACTTGTTAGCAAATTTCATCTCATTAACTCCAGGAACATTAACGATTGCAGTATCAGAGGATAATTCCAAATTATACATTCACGCCATGAATATTGAAAATATAGATGAAGAAATTCGTTCCATTAAAAATACGTTTGAGAAAGCTATCATGGAGGTGACAAGATGA
- a CDS encoding Na+/H+ antiporter subunit D, with protein MSNLAVLPIIIPLTAAIILIFFNSKVKISRGLTKVFSLISLGASGYIFWYVVENGSIILETGAWAAPYGIILVVDTLAAVLLLTTNIITTACAFYAPHAGLGDKERFYFYPFFFFLITGVSGAFITGDLFNLFVFFEVLLMASYALIVLGGGKVQLRESLKYLLINLFSSMLFVTAVAFLYGVVGTVNMAHIAERVQEVDQQGILTTVGILLFFVFATKAALFPLYYWLPKSYIVPNPVISALFGALLTKVGVYSILRVFSLIFIHKIDLTHEVFIWIAGLSMIFGVIGALSTNNIKLIVAYNIIPAIGFILMGIGVFNADGLSGSIYYLVHDMIIKSVLFLLVGAIVYIAGTSDLRKMSGLIHYYPLLGWLLFIAAFVLAGIPPFSGFIGKLLLLRGAFASGEIIIAIITLATSLLILYSIMKIFIKGFWGSKDESTTLEIKPTKGLITPIAILLAISVVLGIGAEFFYPIVDSIATNLIDPQIYIDSVLKE; from the coding sequence ATGAGTAATTTAGCAGTATTACCAATCATCATTCCATTAACTGCCGCTATCATCCTGATCTTTTTCAATTCCAAAGTGAAGATTTCACGCGGATTGACGAAGGTTTTTTCCCTAATCAGTCTAGGTGCTAGTGGATACATTTTTTGGTATGTCGTAGAAAATGGATCAATCATATTGGAAACCGGGGCGTGGGCGGCACCGTATGGAATTATATTAGTCGTAGATACACTTGCTGCTGTTCTCCTTCTAACAACAAATATAATTACAACAGCATGCGCTTTTTATGCACCACATGCTGGACTCGGTGATAAAGAAAGATTTTATTTCTACCCCTTTTTCTTTTTCCTTATAACAGGAGTTTCCGGTGCTTTTATAACCGGAGATTTATTTAACCTTTTCGTGTTTTTTGAGGTTTTATTAATGGCTTCCTATGCATTAATTGTTCTTGGAGGAGGAAAGGTTCAGCTGCGGGAATCACTTAAATATTTGTTAATTAACCTATTTTCGTCTATGTTGTTCGTAACCGCAGTTGCTTTTTTATATGGAGTTGTTGGAACAGTAAATATGGCGCATATTGCTGAACGTGTTCAGGAGGTTGATCAACAAGGAATCCTGACGACAGTTGGAATATTGCTGTTTTTTGTATTTGCAACAAAGGCAGCGCTTTTCCCACTATATTATTGGTTACCAAAATCGTATATTGTTCCAAATCCGGTTATATCAGCATTGTTTGGCGCATTATTAACCAAGGTGGGAGTGTATTCCATCCTTCGTGTGTTCTCGCTCATCTTTATTCATAAAATAGATTTAACCCATGAAGTATTTATTTGGATCGCCGGTCTTTCGATGATTTTTGGCGTCATTGGTGCCCTATCGACAAATAACATTAAACTAATCGTAGCATATAACATCATACCTGCTATTGGGTTTATTCTCATGGGTATAGGAGTATTCAATGCTGATGGATTAAGTGGTTCTATTTATTATTTAGTTCATGATATGATTATTAAATCCGTCCTATTTTTATTAGTAGGTGCCATTGTTTATATTGCAGGAACCTCGGATTTACGCAAAATGAGTGGTTTAATCCATTATTATCCACTTCTTGGATGGTTGCTCTTTATCGCTGCATTTGTTTTAGCAGGTATTCCACCCTTCAGTGGTTTCATTGGAAAATTACTGCTTCTAAGAGGAGCATTTGCAAGTGGCGAAATTATTATTGCCATTATAACGTTGGCTACCAGTTTATTAATTCTTTATTCAATCATGAAGATTTTCATCAAAGGCTTTTGGGGGAGCAAAGATGAAAGTACAACACTTGAAATAAAACCGACAAAGGGATTAATCACACCAATTGCAATCTTACTAGCAATTTCCGTTGTATTAGGAATAGGAGCAGAATTTTTCTATCCAATTGTTGATTCGATTGCAACAAATTTGATTGATCCACAAATCTATATTGATTCTGTATTAAAGGAGTAA
- a CDS encoding Na(+)/H(+) antiporter subunit C yields the protein MEIMTSILAGILFATAIYNILQKQLLRIVIGTTLLTHGAHVFIFTMGGLKTGQPPVLTDGVSEYTDPLPQALILTSIVISFGVTSLLLVLAYRTTKENNTDDMEQLRGEDNE from the coding sequence TTGGAAATCATGACATCAATTTTAGCAGGTATTTTATTTGCAACTGCTATTTACAACATATTACAAAAACAATTACTTCGAATCGTTATTGGTACTACGTTGCTTACACACGGGGCCCACGTGTTTATTTTTACCATGGGTGGATTAAAAACTGGTCAGCCACCTGTGTTGACCGATGGTGTATCTGAATACACCGACCCTCTGCCGCAAGCATTAATCCTGACATCGATCGTTATCAGCTTCGGGGTTACAAGTCTTCTATTAGTTCTGGCATACCGAACAACGAAAGAGAATAATACAGATGATATGGAACAGTTAAGGGGTGAGGATAATGAGTAA
- a CDS encoding Na+/H+ antiporter subunit A has translation MIVAVLAPLLIACFIPFLSKMKQRIHTGYFVFFVPFIIFLYFIQFIGSDFSPLRQTYNWIPSLGIDFDFYLDGLSLLFVLLISGIGALVVLYSIFYLDKAEKLGSFYVYLLMFMTAMLGVVLSDNVFVLYTFWELTSISSFLLIGYWHFKERSRYGALKSMLITIFGGLSMLGGFTLLYVITETASIQGMIEQVDVIMSSKYLPLILIFILLGAFTKSAQFPFHIWLPDAMEAPTPVSAYLHSATMVKAGIYLVARFSPIFSTYEWFVIIVSLVGILTLCWASYMAVRQTDLKAILAYSTISQLGMIMAMFGFGTQAAVFAAVFHILNHATFKGSLFMVAGIIDHETGTRDIRKLGGLVTFMPIAATLTLFATFSMAGVPLPFLNGFYSKELFFDATLGLTEANLFSQAMPYLAVLGSIFTFVYSMYFFFGTFTGPKQLDQLPKKPHEAPIGMLIPPIILVLGVILIGLFPNMVNAPFLQHAASAVNSAVEFQEVSFWHGFAYPPLLMSLAVVGVGILLFGTRKKWSSVYRVLPGKMSFNRVYDAIIQKIEPYTAKITNVYMNGSLKTYMSLILGATLIITFGFMFATEGFTINVDNAADVSLIELSIILVMVIAALATIFTKNNIAAILVLGVVGYGIAMLFVIYRAPDIALTQFVVETVTVALFLLCFYHLPKLKKRKESARSKITNATISIGFGTLMALIGISAHSTDWFDSISEYYLETSYTLGGGDNVVNVILVDMRGLDTLFEITVLGIAALAIYSLIKLKKNKGAK, from the coding sequence ATGATAGTCGCAGTATTAGCACCACTTCTTATTGCATGTTTCATTCCTTTTTTAAGCAAAATGAAACAAAGAATACATACTGGTTATTTTGTATTTTTTGTCCCCTTTATTATTTTCCTTTATTTTATTCAATTTATTGGGAGTGACTTTAGCCCGCTGAGGCAAACGTACAACTGGATCCCTTCTTTGGGGATAGATTTTGACTTTTACCTCGATGGACTAAGCTTATTATTCGTTTTACTTATTAGCGGTATTGGGGCACTTGTCGTCCTTTATTCTATATTTTATTTAGATAAAGCAGAAAAATTGGGAAGTTTCTATGTTTACTTACTCATGTTTATGACAGCTATGCTTGGTGTTGTGTTATCCGATAATGTTTTCGTATTATATACATTTTGGGAATTAACATCCATTTCTTCATTTCTGTTAATTGGGTATTGGCATTTCAAAGAGCGCTCCAGGTATGGTGCCTTAAAGTCAATGCTCATAACGATTTTCGGTGGATTAAGCATGCTTGGTGGATTTACTCTACTATATGTCATTACCGAAACAGCAAGTATTCAGGGGATGATCGAACAAGTAGATGTTATTATGAGCAGTAAGTATTTACCGCTTATACTTATTTTCATTCTTTTAGGAGCTTTTACGAAATCAGCTCAATTTCCCTTCCATATATGGTTGCCAGATGCAATGGAGGCACCCACACCTGTTAGTGCGTACTTACATTCAGCAACAATGGTTAAAGCAGGAATATATCTAGTAGCTAGGTTCTCACCTATATTTTCAACATATGAATGGTTTGTTATTATTGTAAGTCTAGTTGGGATACTAACGTTATGTTGGGCATCCTATATGGCCGTTCGACAGACGGATTTAAAAGCCATATTAGCATATTCCACGATAAGCCAATTAGGTATGATTATGGCCATGTTTGGTTTTGGCACACAAGCTGCAGTATTTGCAGCTGTATTCCATATCTTAAACCATGCAACCTTTAAAGGAAGCTTGTTTATGGTTGCCGGAATTATCGATCACGAGACAGGTACAAGAGATATCCGCAAATTAGGTGGCCTCGTAACATTTATGCCTATTGCAGCAACACTTACTTTATTTGCAACCTTTTCAATGGCGGGAGTTCCCCTCCCATTCTTAAATGGTTTCTACAGTAAAGAACTATTCTTTGATGCAACATTAGGTTTAACAGAAGCAAATCTATTCAGTCAGGCAATGCCATATCTAGCAGTACTCGGCAGCATTTTTACATTTGTTTATTCCATGTATTTCTTTTTTGGTACATTTACCGGCCCGAAACAATTAGATCAATTGCCTAAAAAACCACATGAAGCACCAATTGGGATGTTAATACCACCAATTATCCTTGTCTTAGGCGTTATACTAATTGGCTTATTCCCTAATATGGTCAACGCTCCATTCCTGCAGCATGCAGCTTCAGCTGTAAATAGCGCAGTGGAATTTCAGGAAGTTAGCTTCTGGCATGGGTTTGCTTATCCACCTTTATTAATGTCATTAGCTGTAGTTGGCGTTGGTATTTTGCTTTTTGGAACACGTAAAAAATGGAGCAGCGTATATCGCGTTCTACCTGGTAAGATGAGTTTTAATAGGGTATATGATGCAATTATACAAAAAATAGAACCTTACACCGCAAAAATCACAAACGTGTATATGAATGGATCATTAAAAACATATATGTCCCTTATTTTGGGAGCTACATTAATTATTACATTTGGATTTATGTTTGCAACAGAAGGTTTTACCATTAATGTTGACAATGCAGCTGACGTATCGTTGATTGAATTATCTATCATCCTTGTTATGGTTATCGCCGCTTTGGCAACCATTTTCACCAAAAATAATATCGCTGCAATTTTGGTATTAGGTGTTGTTGGCTATGGTATTGCGATGCTATTTGTTATTTACCGGGCACCGGATATCGCACTAACACAATTTGTTGTAGAAACAGTTACTGTTGCATTATTTTTACTTTGTTTCTATCACTTACCGAAACTGAAAAAAAGAAAAGAATCAGCCCGTAGTAAGATTACGAATGCTACCATTTCCATAGGCTTTGGTACATTAATGGCATTAATAGGAATTTCAGCACATAGTACGGATTGGTTTGATTCTATTTCTGAATATTACTTGGAAACATCCTATACATTGGGTGGGGGCGATAACGTTGTTAATGTTATCCTGGTTGATATGCGTGGCTTGGATACATTGTTTGAAATCACTGTTCTTGGAATCGCAGCACTCGCCATATACAGCCTCATTAAACTAAAAAAGAATAAGGGGGCGAAATAA
- the sda gene encoding sporulation histidine kinase inhibitor Sda, with the protein MEHLSDALLLESYHKANELNLSPDFLALIEEEIHRRHLTHKLGNSRSGQYTSIK; encoded by the coding sequence ATGGAGCATTTGTCAGATGCACTATTATTGGAATCTTATCATAAAGCAAATGAATTAAATTTAAGCCCTGATTTTCTTGCCTTAATTGAAGAAGAAATTCATAGAAGACATTTAACCCACAAATTAGGAAATTCAAGATCAGGTCAGTACACATCAATAAAATAA
- a CDS encoding YqeG family HAD IIIA-type phosphatase, giving the protein MLKKLLPNKHVKRIFDIQPAFLKEKGIKGIITDLDNTLVAWDVKDATPEVVQWFKLMNEHDIQVTIISNNKQERVKIFSEPLGTPFVYSARKPLSRAFNTVAEGMGLKKEEVLVIGDQVLTDVLGGNISGFYTILVVPIVQSDGKLTKVNRQIERRILNYMRKKGKISWEE; this is encoded by the coding sequence GTGTTGAAAAAATTGTTGCCAAATAAACATGTTAAACGTATATTTGACATTCAACCAGCATTTTTAAAAGAAAAAGGGATAAAAGGGATTATCACAGATCTGGACAATACGCTTGTAGCTTGGGATGTAAAGGATGCTACGCCAGAAGTGGTACAATGGTTTAAGCTTATGAACGAACATGATATTCAAGTGACCATCATTTCAAATAACAAGCAGGAGCGAGTAAAGATATTTTCTGAACCACTGGGAACTCCATTTGTATATAGTGCGCGAAAACCATTAAGCAGGGCTTTTAATACAGTAGCGGAAGGTATGGGGTTAAAAAAAGAAGAGGTTTTGGTTATTGGTGATCAGGTATTAACGGATGTTCTTGGTGGAAATATTTCTGGATTTTACACTATTTTAGTCGTTCCGATCGTCCAGTCAGATGGCAAATTAACGAAAGTTAACCGGCAGATAGAGCGGCGAATTTTAAATTATATGCGAAAAAAAGGGAAAATAAGCTGGGAGGAATAA
- the yqeH gene encoding ribosome biogenesis GTPase YqeH, with the protein MESIYCQGCGAKIQTSNPESAGYTPKSSLAKENILCQRCFRLKHYNEVQDVSITDDDFLEMVSSIRKTEGLVVHVIDIFDVDGSLIKSLPRIIGDNPIVLVGNKIDLLPQSTNKRRLTQWLKSQAKEAGVTVSDVFLISSKQGHGIQTLTHQLEDYRAGRDIYIVGTTNVGKSTFINRLIKETSGENDVITTSYFPGTTLGFIEIPLDNKTSIIDTPGIVNKQQMVHYVSDKDVKLITPNKEIKPRVYQLNSSQTLFFGGLARLDFIKGDQSSFVCYFSNQLPIHRTKLENADALYENHVGDLLSPPNAKTLENLPRLTKSTYRITGDKTDIVFPGLGWVSIAGAGATVIVHSPKGVAISVRKSLV; encoded by the coding sequence TTGGAATCAATCTATTGTCAGGGCTGTGGAGCCAAGATTCAAACTTCAAACCCGGAGTCGGCTGGTTACACACCGAAATCTTCACTTGCGAAAGAAAATATATTATGTCAAAGATGCTTTCGTCTAAAACATTATAATGAAGTGCAGGATGTCTCTATCACAGACGATGATTTCCTGGAGATGGTAAGCAGTATTAGAAAGACCGAGGGACTAGTTGTGCATGTTATTGACATCTTTGATGTTGATGGAAGTTTAATAAAGAGTCTTCCTAGAATTATTGGTGATAATCCAATTGTATTAGTAGGAAATAAAATAGATTTATTACCGCAATCTACCAATAAACGTAGACTGACGCAATGGCTCAAGTCGCAAGCAAAAGAAGCTGGTGTTACTGTGAGTGATGTTTTCTTGATATCCTCAAAGCAAGGTCATGGAATACAAACGTTAACTCATCAGCTTGAGGATTACCGTGCTGGTAGGGACATCTATATTGTAGGCACGACCAATGTTGGGAAATCAACATTTATTAATCGGTTAATCAAGGAAACAAGTGGGGAAAATGACGTAATAACAACCTCTTACTTCCCTGGAACGACACTCGGATTCATCGAAATTCCACTGGATAACAAAACATCCATCATTGATACGCCCGGCATTGTTAATAAACAACAGATGGTACATTATGTTTCAGATAAGGATGTAAAATTGATTACACCGAACAAAGAAATTAAGCCAAGGGTTTATCAATTAAATAGTTCACAAACTTTATTCTTTGGTGGCTTGGCAAGGTTGGATTTTATTAAGGGGGACCAATCATCCTTTGTATGTTATTTTTCAAATCAGCTGCCAATACATCGGACAAAATTGGAGAACGCGGATGCGCTTTATGAGAACCATGTTGGCGATCTCTTATCACCCCCTAATGCGAAAACACTCGAAAATTTGCCGCGTCTGACTAAAAGCACATATCGTATTACAGGGGATAAAACAGATATTGTATTCCCGGGGCTTGGTTGGGTAAGTATAGCCGGGGCTGGTGCAACTGTTATTGTACATAGCCCAAAAGGTGTAGCAATTTCTGTTCGAAAATCATTAGTTTAG
- the aroE gene encoding shikimate dehydrogenase, with product MYRFALIGYPVKHSLSPWIHESFLNKANLEGEYSIYEIPPDEPFPAKLNRLMDDQVDGFNVTVPYKEKIIPFLDDVDDDAARIKAVNTVVNRNGKWIGYNTDGVGYLRSLENKFPDFYLDKFKRILLIGSGGATRGIYYALVQAGFLHIDITNRTTEKAAEIAKLKNVTAATAILSLEQAEEMLQTYDVIIQTTSVGMKPDQEKVIFRVNQLKSPSIVSDIIYQPLETKLLKQAYDAGASVHFGHTMLLYQAQYAFEIWTGKKVPIGDMDERLQRHLEGR from the coding sequence ATGTACCGGTTTGCACTTATTGGATATCCAGTAAAACACTCACTTTCACCATGGATACATGAAAGCTTTCTGAATAAAGCTAACTTGGAAGGGGAGTATTCAATATATGAGATACCTCCAGATGAACCCTTTCCTGCGAAGCTCAATCGATTAATGGATGATCAAGTAGATGGATTTAATGTTACGGTTCCATATAAGGAGAAGATCATTCCTTTTTTGGATGATGTTGATGACGATGCCGCAAGGATTAAAGCAGTAAATACAGTTGTCAATCGCAACGGCAAATGGATAGGCTATAATACAGACGGAGTAGGGTATTTACGATCATTAGAGAATAAATTTCCGGACTTCTACTTGGATAAATTTAAACGTATTCTCCTGATTGGGTCTGGTGGTGCGACACGGGGGATATACTATGCACTTGTTCAAGCCGGATTTTTGCATATCGATATAACCAACCGAACGACAGAAAAGGCTGCAGAAATAGCAAAATTAAAAAATGTCACTGCAGCTACTGCAATTCTGTCATTGGAACAGGCTGAGGAGATGTTGCAAACATATGATGTGATCATTCAGACAACATCGGTTGGGATGAAACCAGATCAAGAGAAAGTTATATTTCGTGTAAACCAGCTCAAATCTCCAAGTATTGTCAGTGATATTATTTACCAGCCACTGGAGACCAAACTCTTAAAACAAGCGTATGATGCAGGTGCTAGCGTGCATTTTGGACATACTATGCTCTTATATCAAGCACAGTATGCGTTTGAAATATGGACAGGCAAGAAAGTTCCCATAGGTGATATGGATGAGCGCCTACAACGACATTTGGAAGGAAGATAA
- the yhbY gene encoding ribosome assembly RNA-binding protein YhbY: MLTGKQKRFLQAEANQLKPIFQVGKSGVNDNMVETINDALEKRELMKVSVLQNSLEDKDTVAEQLAEGTGAEIVQIIGNNIVLYKESEENKQIKLP, translated from the coding sequence ATGTTAACAGGAAAGCAAAAGCGGTTTTTACAAGCAGAAGCGAATCAATTAAAGCCGATTTTTCAAGTTGGCAAATCGGGTGTTAATGATAATATGGTTGAAACAATCAACGATGCCTTGGAAAAAAGGGAATTAATGAAGGTGAGTGTTCTGCAAAATAGTCTAGAGGATAAAGATACCGTAGCAGAGCAACTGGCTGAAGGAACTGGAGCAGAAATCGTGCAAATTATTGGTAATAATATTGTACTATATAAGGAATCAGAAGAGAACAAGCAAATAAAGCTCCCGTAA
- a CDS encoding nicotinate-nucleotide adenylyltransferase has translation MKRVGILGGTFDPPHLGHLIIAEETRIALDLEEIWFIPSYTPPHKTSAKSSVEDRINMVKKAMKGNSSFRLNTIEVERLGKSYTFDTMKALRQAYPTIDFYFIIGADMVEFLPHWDRIDKLMNLVTFVGVKRPGYELKTSYPIVEVGIPLMDLSSTCIRNRLESGKTVRYLIPETVYSYIKEKQLYENR, from the coding sequence ATGAAACGTGTCGGCATATTAGGAGGAACATTCGATCCGCCACACTTGGGGCATTTGATAATAGCGGAAGAAACACGGATCGCCCTTGATTTAGAAGAGATATGGTTTATTCCATCCTATACACCTCCGCATAAAACATCAGCAAAGTCGAGTGTAGAAGATCGAATAAATATGGTGAAAAAAGCAATGAAGGGAAATTCCTCTTTTAGATTGAATACGATTGAAGTGGAACGTTTGGGCAAATCCTATACGTTTGATACCATGAAGGCATTACGTCAAGCGTATCCGACGATTGATTTTTATTTTATAATCGGAGCAGATATGGTTGAATTCCTTCCACATTGGGATCGAATTGATAAACTTATGAACCTAGTAACATTCGTTGGTGTAAAAAGGCCGGGCTACGAGCTAAAGACGTCTTATCCAATTGTGGAAGTAGGTATACCTTTGATGGACTTATCTTCAACATGTATAAGAAATCGATTAGAAAGTGGAAAGACAGTTCGTTATTTAATACCGGAAACCGTTTATTCTTACATTAAGGAGAAGCAGTTATATGAAAATAGATGA